Below is a genomic region from Telmatobacter sp. DSM 110680.
CCGATCACTGCGGTTCGCACCTCAGCGAAGCGGCTGCGAACTCCCGACATTCTCGCTCCTGAGGAGTTCAGGGCTTTGCTTGGGGAACTCGATCTGCGGGAACGTGTTCTATTGCTTCTCGTCGGAGCAACCGGGTTGCGACGAGGAGAATTGATCGCACTGCGTTGGAGCGACCTTGATTTCGAAAACCTCTTAGTCAACGTCACGCACTCGGTCTGGCACAGTATCGAGGGCAATACAAAAACCGCAGCGTCTCGAAGACCTGTTCCAATGCCGCCGCTAGTTGCGGCCGAATTGGAAAAATGGAGAAGCGAGTCCATCTACCGCTCCAATGAAGACTACGTGTTCGCGTCGGACTTGAAGAAGGGAACACAGCCGTTGCAGCCGGAGATGATCCTGCGGCGACACATAAGGCCTGCGTTGGAACGTTTGCACATCTCTAAGAGAGTAGGCTGGCACACGTTTCGCCATGGACTCGCAACGCTTCTCCGACAGAACGGAGTTGATGTAAAAGTCGCTCAGGAACTGCTCCGGCATGCAAACAGCAGGATCACCCTGGACATTTATCAACAGTCGGTTCCGGAGGAGCGGCGCGCCGCCCAAGCACTAGCGTTCCGCAATCTGGTAGGCGGCCCTGAAAATCGAACCATAAAACACCATGATTTGGAGGAAAAAGAAGAGGTCGTACTTGGAACTGCTTGATTCTGAAGGGGAAATGGTAGGCACGACTGGATTCGAACCAGCGACCTCTTCCGTGTCAAGGAAGCGCTCTAACCAACTGAGCTACGCGCCTGTAGTGCGATCTTGTCCAGTCTACCAGTATCAGCGCCGTCGCGAAAGCAGTGCTATTCCACTCACTCTCAAATGCTGTACCATCGCTATGATTGACGAGCTGACGTCCGCAAATGCAAGCCATGCCGGGTGTTACGCCTCCCCTCAACTGGGGCGCGTAACGGCGATCGGCCAAGAAATCGCGAAACGATGAGAGAAGTTCAAACCCCGCGACCAAACCCTCTCGGCACTGCGCCAAACCTACTCACCGTCATCCGCATCTGTCTTGCGCCACTTTTGGTTGCGGCGATTCTTGAGAATCGATTTGGGTTAAGCTTCGCTCTCTTTGTTGCTGCCGGATTGACAGATGCTCTCGACGGCTTATTGGCTCGTGTTTTGAAGCAGCGCACGGTGCTGGGCCAGTATCTTGACCCAATAGCCGACAAGCTTCTCCTCAGCACCCTTTTTCTTGTTTTGATGTACAAGGGGCTGATGCCGACAACGGTCACTGTACTTGTCTTTGGCCGAGACGTCGGCATTCTTCTCGTTGCGGCAGTCCTATACGCGGTTGTGGGGCGTCGCGAGTTTGGTCCGAGCATCTTTGGAAAAGCCAACACAGTTGCCCAGGTCATGGCGGTAGCGGTCGTCCTGCTCCACCAGATGGTCACTGCGCAATGGGTAGTTGTTTTACGTCTGGTAGCGCTTGACGCAACCATCGGATTGACCGTAGCCTCTGGCCTTCACTATGCGTGGTTGATCGCGTCCCATCGCAGCAGTATAAGCACAGTTGGTTCTTCTCCGAAATAATCGCGAGGCTTTCGTTAACCAATTAGATTGTGGCGTTTAAGGGCTCTTGGCGTTCCGCGGTCGCGGCGTTGATCTGCTCATTCATCCGCCTGTTGTTGTTCCTTCTCGGCAGATTCCTCAATTGCCATATCGTTAAACTCTTCTGAATCAAAGACATCGCCACATTCCAGGCATTCAACATACTCGGTGTCTTCTTGGCGGGAGACGATTCGCACCCTAGGGTGTTTGCAGGCGGTAACCATTGTTTTGAATTTTTGGCTCGTTTTTTTAGTTCTTGCCGCAGATTGTAGCGGCCTTTTCAGCAATTTCAAACGGCAATTTCGTGAAATTTCTTTCTAAAGTCCCTACGCAGGAGCTGAGAAAGCGGTTCCTTCGCTCCATAACAATTGAAAAGCCGACATTATTGGTCGTATACTAAATACGGACTGAACAAGTCGCATATTATGCTGAAGCTCACCAAGAAGGCTGACTACGGGTTGATGGCGCTCAAATATCTGGCCGAACGCCCGGATACGGCTGCCCTAAGCGCCAAAGACATCGCGGATGCCTACGGCATTCCGGCCCAGTTGTTGGCCAAGATTCTTCAGCAGCTGACCAAGTCGGGTATGTTGAAGTCCCACGCCGGCATGAACGGCGGATACGCACTTTCAAGGCCAGCCAGCTCGATCTCGGCTTATGAAGTAATTCTCGCGATCGACGGCCCGTTTTTCATTACCTCATGCACCAAGGGCGCCAAGGGATGCGACCTGACGCCGAGTTGCACAATCAAAGAACCGCTGGCACGAGTGAATGAAACGATTGCCGGCGTTCTGAAGAGCATCAGCATTCAGGATCTTGCTGAGCACGAACATGCGCCAAGCCCAACGCATGAACACAAGTTGGTTTCGCTAACGGTTTAGCGAATAACACTTCGCATAGCCGCGGAGCCACAACAAGACGGAGAGTCGGATGAGCACAGTTACGAGTCACATTGAAGTGCCGGCAGGCGTCACGCTGCCCATATATATGGATAACCATGCCACCAGCCCAATGGATCCCCGCGTGCTGGAGGCGATGCTGCCGTTTTTCACAGCGAAGTTTGGCAACGCCGCCAGCCGCAACCATTCATTCGGGTGGGAAGCGGAGCAAGCCGTCGAAACGGCGCGGGAGCAGATCGCCAAACTCATCGGTGCAACCGCGAAGGAGATCATCTTCACCTCCGGCGCAACCGAGTCGAACAACCTCGCCATCAAGGGCATCGCGGAGATGTATCGCGAGCGGGGAAATCACATCATCACCCAGGTCACTGAGCATAAGGCCGTCCTTGACACCTGCAAGCGTCTTGAGAAGTACGGCTACCGCGTGACTTATCTGCCCGTGAAGGCCGACGGCCTGATTGATCTCGAAGATTTGAAACGGGCCATCGACGACAAGACGATTCTGGTCTCAATCATGGCCGCCAACAACGAAATCGGCGTGCTTCAGCCCATTCGTGAGATCGGCAAAATCTGCCACGAGAAGAACGTCATCTTCCACACCGATGGGGTTCAGGCCGTAGGCAAGGTTCCAGTAAATGTAATTGCCGACAACATCGACGTGCTCTCGCTCACGGCGCACAAGATATATGGGCCCAAGGGCGTTGGTGCACTTTACGTTCGTCGTCGCAACCCGCGCGTGCAAATCGCAGCGCAGATTGATGGTGGCGGCCACGAGCGCGGCATGCGTTCAGGCACACTCAATGTTCCCGGCATCGTGGGACTCGGCAAAGCCTGCGAAATTGCAAATGCGGAAATGGAAAACGAAGCTGCCTATCTACGCGGCCTTCGCGATCGCTTGAACGACAAGCTTCAGTCTGAGCTCGACTACATCCACGTCAACGGATCGATGGAGCATCGCCTTCCCGGCAACTTAAACGTGAGCTTCGTCTACGTTGAGGGCGAATCTCTGTTGATGGGCATCAACGATGTCGCAGTCTCCAGCGGGTCTGCCTGCACCTCGGCAACATTGGAGCCATCCTATGTGCTCAAGGCACTGGGGTTGGGCGACGACGTTGCACATAGTTCCATTCGCTTCGGGCTTGGCCGCTTCAACACACAGGCTGAAGTGGATTATGTAGCGGCCAAGGTCATCGACATCGTGAAGAAACTTCGTGAACTCTCACCACTTTACGAAATGGTGAAAGAGGGAATTGACCTGACCAAGATTGAGTGGCAGGCACACTAGGAATTGGAGTTAAACCCCGGCCACAGTTAATCGTGAACGGGTGAAAGAAGCATCGGCGGGCATGTCCGCCGAATCTAACAGAACAACGCGGCTTCCCCGCGGGAAGGAATTCGGAAATGGCATATAGCGATAAGGTCGTAGATCACTACAACAACCCGCGCAACGTGGGCACGCTCGACAAAAGCTCAGGAGATGTAGGTACAGGTCTCGTCGGCGCTCCCGAGTGCGGCGACGTCATGCGTCTGCAAATCCGTGTCAATCCCGAGACTCAGGTCATTGAAGAGGCCAAGTTCAAGACCTTCGGCTGTGGCTCGGCAATTGCCAGTTCGTCACTCGCTACCGAGTGGATTAAAGGCCGCAAGGTCGAAGAAGCCCTCGAGATTAAGAACACCGACATCGTCAAGGAGCTTTCGCTCCCTCCCGTCAAGATTCACTGCTCGGTCCTGGCTGAAGACGCCATCCGGGCGGCGATCGGCGATTGGAAGAAGAAAAACGGTGTCGCGGAAAACGTCGCTGTGGCTGCTGAGGCAAAGTAAGCGCAGTTTCAAGGTAAGAAGGAAACAATGTCGAACTTTGTATCAATTGAATCGAAGCCGGCGCAGGGCGCAAGCTCTGCACCGCCGCAGCCGGTAGCCGTTTCGGCATCGGCTGCGAATCCAGCCGCGCAGGGTCTTCAAGTCACCGACCGCGCTGTGAAGCGCATCCGCGTGGCGATGGAGAAAGAGGGAGTCTCGCCCACTGAAGGCGGACTCCGTCTAGGCGTTATGGGCGGCGGATGTTCGGGACTCTCTTATTCCATCAAGTTCGATTCGCATCCCCGCGAGCGTGATCGTATTTACGAATTCGACGGCGTGCGGGTCTTCGTCGATCCCAAGTCGTTCGTATATTTGCACGGCATGACGTTGGACTATGAAGAGACCTTGATGCGGCAAGGGTTCAATTTCATCAATCCGAACTCCTCGCGCTCCTGCGGCTGCGGTTCATCCTTCTCATAGTCCTCCGCTCTGGAGTCTCCTCATGTTGAAAGTTCTCGATTCTGCAGTACCGGTTGCGTGCTGGTCGTGCGCCGTCGCGCACAACGATGCGACGTTATTCTGCCCGCACTGCAGCAAAATTCAGCCGCCTCCGGGTGGCGATTACTTTTCTGTCTTCGGCCTGGTGCCGCAACTGGATCTCGATCTGGGCATGCTCGAGCATCAATTCCACAAGCTCAGCCGCAAGCTCCATCCCGATCGCTTTGCCCGCGCGCATGAAAAAGAAAAGCAGTGGAGCCTGGCTGATACCGCTCTGCTCAACGACGCATATCGCACGCTGAAAGATCCAATTCGCCGCACAGAATATCTACTGAAGTTGCACGGCGCAGAGATCGGCGAAGAGCACGCAGGAAAGGATCGCAAAGACCAGAAAGATCCATCGCGCGTTCCAGCCGACCTGCTCGAAGAAGCATTCGACCTCAACATGCAGCTTGAAGAGATGCGCATGGCGAAAAAGATGGGCGACACCGATCCCGATCTCCAGTTGAGTCTCCAACAGGCAAAAAAGAAATTCGATGGCCTTCTCGATGACGTTGACCGCGACCTCCGCGCTCAGTGGAAGGTGTGGGATGCAGGCTGTGAGAATGCTCGACAGGAATCGCAGAAGAGAATGGTGGGCCTGCTCGATCGGCGGCGCTACATCGGCAATCTTGTTCGCGACGTGACAGAAACGCTGGGAGCCTAAGAGGAACATGGCAGAAGGACGCGTAGTCGGAATCGACCTGGGAACAACGAATTCCCTGGTCGCCTATATGGAAGCGGATAAGCCGGTGGTTATTCCCGGCGTTGACGGCTCAAATCTTGTTCCGTCCGTAGTAGCACTCGACCCCATGCCGGCCGATGGCAACAGACCTACCGTGACGGTGGGCAACAGCGCGCGCCGCGTGCTTATTGAAACGCCTGAGCGCGTCATCTATTCCGTCAAGCGTCTCATGGGTCGTGGGCTTGAAGAAGTACAAAGCGAATTGAAGCTTTTCCCCTTTCGGCTTGCCGATGACGTAGAGGCAGGGGAAGTGCCCCGCGTCCAACTCGGCGAACTCCGCTTCACACCGCCAGAGATTTCCGCGTACATTCTGCGCCAGCTCAAGCGCAACGCTGAGCGCTTTTTCGGATCGCCGGTAACTCAAGCAGTCATTACCGTTCCCGCGTATTTCAACGACGCACAGCGTCAGGCTACGAAAGACGCAGGTCGCATGGCTGGCCTTGAAGTCTTGCGTCTGGTAAATGAGCCAACCGCAGCAGCGCTCGCTTACGGACTCGACCGTGCCAACGTTGGGACCATCGCCGTCTACGATCTCGGCGGCGGCACCTTTGACATTTCAATCCTCAAGCTCAACGATGGAATCTTTGAGGTGCAATCCACCAACGGCGACACGCACCTCGGCGGCGACGACATCGATAACCTGCTCCTCGCAATCGCTCTCGACGAAATTTACGCGGAGCACGGAGTGGACTTACGCAAACACCCGAGTGCCGTACAGGCCCTGCGCAAAGCGGCCATCGACGCGAAGATTAGTCTCTCTAATGAGCAAGTCGCTCGTTTCGATATCGAACTCCCCAACGGAGATCGCTATCAGCGCGAGATTCCTCGCGACGTTTTCGAACAGTTGATTGAGCCAGTGCTCAGCCGTACCGTCGGTCCTTGCAAACAAGCTCTCGCCGATGCGGGCATCACTCCCGAACAAATCGACGAAGTGGTAATGGTCGGTGGATCAACACGTATCCCTGCGGTTCGCAAACTGGTCGATGACCTGTTCCATCTGGCCGCTCGCGGCAAGAAGCCGCACATCGAATTGAACCCGGATGAAGTTGTTGCGCTTGGCGCGGCCGTGCAGGCCGATATTCTCGCCGGCGCCTCCAAGACGACCGAAGAGATGCTGCTGCTGGATGTCACGCCTCTCTCCCTCGGCATCGAAGCTCTCGGCGGAACCGTTGCGAGAATTATTCAGCGCAATTCGACAATTCCCGCATCGGCCACAGAGCACTTCACCACCGGCGTCGATGGCCAGACCAACGTTGCAATCCATGTTGTACAGGGCGAACGCGAATTGGCGGCGGATTGCCGCTCTCTGGCGCGTTTCGATCTCAAGGGCATCCCTCCCATGAGCGCCGGTCTCCCTCGTATCGAAGTGAAGTTCCTCATCGACGCCGACGGCATCTTGCAGGTCTCCGCCCGAGAGCAACGCAGCGGACAGGCCGCGCAGATAGAAGTCAAGCCGACCTATGGATTGACTGATGAGCAGGTAGAAAGCATGATTCTCGACTCATTCGATCATGCGGAAGAAGATTTCGCCAAACGTCTGCTGATCGAGGCACGCAACGAGGCCGACACAATTCTCTCCGCCGTCGAGCGAGCGCCCGAGAATCCGGCATGGCAGCAATTGCGTGGGGAAGAGCAGGCATCAATCATGGCTGCGCAAAGCAGGCTTGCAAGCGTGAAGCAAGGCGACGACCTCGCCTCCATTCGCGAAGCGACAGCAGCCCTCGATCTGGCCACGCGCCGTTTCGCGGAGTTGATGATGGATTCC
It encodes:
- a CDS encoding site-specific integrase, encoding MKAQRYQRGSLALRKRQRQPDLWEFRFYTEERGRTVYRRQPVGSVVDFPTRKDAEKAVAKLRVKVNDGAAFAPITIEQLVDHYKLHELPENHSFSTMAGYTNILDTQVLPKWGECSLSEIKSMNVENWLRVLKKKRDGKPASPGYRSKIRNLMSALFSHAIRNEWAVTNPITAVRTSAKRLRTPDILAPEEFRALLGELDLRERVLLLLVGATGLRRGELIALRWSDLDFENLLVNVTHSVWHSIEGNTKTAASRRPVPMPPLVAAELEKWRSESIYRSNEDYVFASDLKKGTQPLQPEMILRRHIRPALERLHISKRVGWHTFRHGLATLLRQNGVDVKVAQELLRHANSRITLDIYQQSVPEERRAAQALAFRNLVGGPENRTIKHHDLEEKEEVVLGTA
- a CDS encoding CDP-alcohol phosphatidyltransferase family protein, translated to MREVQTPRPNPLGTAPNLLTVIRICLAPLLVAAILENRFGLSFALFVAAGLTDALDGLLARVLKQRTVLGQYLDPIADKLLLSTLFLVLMYKGLMPTTVTVLVFGRDVGILLVAAVLYAVVGRREFGPSIFGKANTVAQVMAVAVVLLHQMVTAQWVVVLRLVALDATIGLTVASGLHYAWLIASHRSSISTVGSSPK
- a CDS encoding Rrf2 family transcriptional regulator, with protein sequence MLKLTKKADYGLMALKYLAERPDTAALSAKDIADAYGIPAQLLAKILQQLTKSGMLKSHAGMNGGYALSRPASSISAYEVILAIDGPFFITSCTKGAKGCDLTPSCTIKEPLARVNETIAGVLKSISIQDLAEHEHAPSPTHEHKLVSLTV
- a CDS encoding IscS subfamily cysteine desulfurase, whose translation is MSTVTSHIEVPAGVTLPIYMDNHATSPMDPRVLEAMLPFFTAKFGNAASRNHSFGWEAEQAVETAREQIAKLIGATAKEIIFTSGATESNNLAIKGIAEMYRERGNHIITQVTEHKAVLDTCKRLEKYGYRVTYLPVKADGLIDLEDLKRAIDDKTILVSIMAANNEIGVLQPIREIGKICHEKNVIFHTDGVQAVGKVPVNVIADNIDVLSLTAHKIYGPKGVGALYVRRRNPRVQIAAQIDGGGHERGMRSGTLNVPGIVGLGKACEIANAEMENEAAYLRGLRDRLNDKLQSELDYIHVNGSMEHRLPGNLNVSFVYVEGESLLMGINDVAVSSGSACTSATLEPSYVLKALGLGDDVAHSSIRFGLGRFNTQAEVDYVAAKVIDIVKKLRELSPLYEMVKEGIDLTKIEWQAH
- the iscU gene encoding Fe-S cluster assembly scaffold IscU — its product is MAYSDKVVDHYNNPRNVGTLDKSSGDVGTGLVGAPECGDVMRLQIRVNPETQVIEEAKFKTFGCGSAIASSSLATEWIKGRKVEEALEIKNTDIVKELSLPPVKIHCSVLAEDAIRAAIGDWKKKNGVAENVAVAAEAK
- a CDS encoding iron-sulfur cluster assembly accessory protein; its protein translation is MSNFVSIESKPAQGASSAPPQPVAVSASAANPAAQGLQVTDRAVKRIRVAMEKEGVSPTEGGLRLGVMGGGCSGLSYSIKFDSHPRERDRIYEFDGVRVFVDPKSFVYLHGMTLDYEETLMRQGFNFINPNSSRSCGCGSSFS
- the hscB gene encoding Fe-S protein assembly co-chaperone HscB, with product MLKVLDSAVPVACWSCAVAHNDATLFCPHCSKIQPPPGGDYFSVFGLVPQLDLDLGMLEHQFHKLSRKLHPDRFARAHEKEKQWSLADTALLNDAYRTLKDPIRRTEYLLKLHGAEIGEEHAGKDRKDQKDPSRVPADLLEEAFDLNMQLEEMRMAKKMGDTDPDLQLSLQQAKKKFDGLLDDVDRDLRAQWKVWDAGCENARQESQKRMVGLLDRRRYIGNLVRDVTETLGA
- the hscA gene encoding Fe-S protein assembly chaperone HscA; amino-acid sequence: MAEGRVVGIDLGTTNSLVAYMEADKPVVIPGVDGSNLVPSVVALDPMPADGNRPTVTVGNSARRVLIETPERVIYSVKRLMGRGLEEVQSELKLFPFRLADDVEAGEVPRVQLGELRFTPPEISAYILRQLKRNAERFFGSPVTQAVITVPAYFNDAQRQATKDAGRMAGLEVLRLVNEPTAAALAYGLDRANVGTIAVYDLGGGTFDISILKLNDGIFEVQSTNGDTHLGGDDIDNLLLAIALDEIYAEHGVDLRKHPSAVQALRKAAIDAKISLSNEQVARFDIELPNGDRYQREIPRDVFEQLIEPVLSRTVGPCKQALADAGITPEQIDEVVMVGGSTRIPAVRKLVDDLFHLAARGKKPHIELNPDEVVALGAAVQADILAGASKTTEEMLLLDVTPLSLGIEALGGTVARIIQRNSTIPASATEHFTTGVDGQTNVAIHVVQGERELAADCRSLARFDLKGIPPMSAGLPRIEVKFLIDADGILQVSAREQRSGQAAQIEVKPTYGLTDEQVESMILDSFDHAEEDFAKRLLIEARNEADTILSAVERAPENPAWQQLRGEEQASIMAAQSRLASVKQGDDLASIREATAALDLATRRFAELMMDSAVTTAIRGKTMDAADEDLGEEVTAPHPMARAEFK